In Saimiri boliviensis isolate mSaiBol1 chromosome 12, mSaiBol1.pri, whole genome shotgun sequence, one genomic interval encodes:
- the LOC101045258 gene encoding sulfotransferase 1A1 isoform X3, translated as MALIQDALRRPLEYVKGVPLIKYFAEALGPLENFRARPDDLLISTYPKSGTTWVSQILDMIYQNGDLDKCHRAPIFMRVPFLEFKAPGVPSGLETLKDTPAPRLIKTHLPLALVPQTLLDQKVKVVYVARNAKDVAVSYYHFYQMAKVHPDPGTWDSFLEKFMAGEEPQKGDSEDPGVCGALPARGHPGLHRSAHVIRGDEEEPHDQLLHPPQGVHGPQRLPLHEERHGWGLENHLHRGAE; from the exons ATGGCGCTGATCCAGGATGCCCTCCGCCGGCCTCTGGAGTACGTGAAGGGGGTCCCGCTCATCAAGTACTTTGCGGAGGCACTGGGGCCCCTGGAGAACTTCCGGGCCCGGCCCGATGACCTGCTCATCAGCACCTACCCCAAGTCTG gcACCACCTGGGTGAGCCAGATACTGGACATGATCTACCAGAATGGTGACCTGGACAAGTGTCACCGGGCTCCCATCTTCATGCGGGTGCCCTTCCTTGAGTTCAAAGCCCCAGGGGTTCCCTCAG GGCTGGAGACTCTGAAAGACACACCGGCCCCACGGCTCATCAAGACACACCTGCCCCTGGCTCTGGTCCCCCAGACCCTgttggatcagaaggtcaag GTGGTCTACGTTGCCCGCAACGCAAAGGACGTGGCCGTCTCCTACTACCACTTCTACCAGATGGCCAAGGTGCACCCTGACCCTGGGACCTGGGACAGCTTCCTGGAGAAGTTCATGGCCGGAGAAG AACCCCAAAAGGGAGATTCGGAAGATCCTGGAGTTTGTGGGGCGCTCCCTGCCAGAGGACACCCTGGACTTCATCGCTCAGCACACGTCATTCGAGGAGATGAAGAAGAACCCCATGACCAACTACTCCACCCTCCCCAAGGAGTTCATGGACCACAGCGTCTCCCCCTTCATGAGGAGAG gCACGGCTGGGGACTGGAAAACCACCTTCACCGTGGCGCAGAATGA
- the LOC101045258 gene encoding sulfotransferase 1A1 isoform X2: MALIQDALRRPLEYVKGVPLIKYFAEALGPLENFRARPDDLLISTYPKSGTTWVSQILDMIYQNGDLDKCHRAPIFMRVPFLEFKAPGVPSGLETLKDTPAPRLIKTHLPLALVPQTLLDQKVKVVYVARNAKDVAVSYYHFYQMAKVHPDPGTWDSFLEKFMAGEATPASTEEPSAAQNPKREIRKILEFVGRSLPEDTLDFIAQHTSFEEMKKNPMTNYSTLPKEFMDHSVSPFMRRGTAGDWKTTFTVAQNERFDADYAEKMAGCSLSFRSQL; the protein is encoded by the exons ATGGCGCTGATCCAGGATGCCCTCCGCCGGCCTCTGGAGTACGTGAAGGGGGTCCCGCTCATCAAGTACTTTGCGGAGGCACTGGGGCCCCTGGAGAACTTCCGGGCCCGGCCCGATGACCTGCTCATCAGCACCTACCCCAAGTCTG gcACCACCTGGGTGAGCCAGATACTGGACATGATCTACCAGAATGGTGACCTGGACAAGTGTCACCGGGCTCCCATCTTCATGCGGGTGCCCTTCCTTGAGTTCAAAGCCCCAGGGGTTCCCTCAG GGCTGGAGACTCTGAAAGACACACCGGCCCCACGGCTCATCAAGACACACCTGCCCCTGGCTCTGGTCCCCCAGACCCTgttggatcagaaggtcaag GTGGTCTACGTTGCCCGCAACGCAAAGGACGTGGCCGTCTCCTACTACCACTTCTACCAGATGGCCAAGGTGCACCCTGACCCTGGGACCTGGGACAGCTTCCTGGAGAAGTTCATGGCCGGAGAAG CAACCCCAGCCTCCACTGAGGAGCCCTCTGCTGCTCAGAACCCCAAAAGGGAGATTCGGAAGATCCTGGAGTTTGTGGGGCGCTCCCTGCCAGAGGACACCCTGGACTTCATCGCTCAGCACACGTCATTCGAGGAGATGAAGAAGAACCCCATGACCAACTACTCCACCCTCCCCAAGGAGTTCATGGACCACAGCGTCTCCCCCTTCATGAGGAGAG gCACGGCTGGGGACTGGAAAACCACCTTCACCGTGGCGCAGAATGAGCGCTTCGATGCGGACTATGCGGAGAAGATGGCaggctgcagcctcagcttccgcTCCCAGCTGTGA
- the LOC101045258 gene encoding sulfotransferase 1A1 isoform X1: MALIQDALRRPLEYVKGVPLIKYFAEALGPLENFRARPDDLLISTYPKSGTTWVSQILDMIYQNGDLDKCHRAPIFMRVPFLEFKAPGVPSGLETLKDTPAPRLIKTHLPLALVPQTLLDQKVKVVYVARNAKDVAVSYYHFYQMAKVHPDPGTWDSFLEKFMAGEVSYGSWYQHVQEWWELSRTHPVLYLFYEDMKENPKREIRKILEFVGRSLPEDTLDFIAQHTSFEEMKKNPMTNYSTLPKEFMDHSVSPFMRRGTAGDWKTTFTVAQNERFDADYAEKMAGCSLSFRSQL, translated from the exons ATGGCGCTGATCCAGGATGCCCTCCGCCGGCCTCTGGAGTACGTGAAGGGGGTCCCGCTCATCAAGTACTTTGCGGAGGCACTGGGGCCCCTGGAGAACTTCCGGGCCCGGCCCGATGACCTGCTCATCAGCACCTACCCCAAGTCTG gcACCACCTGGGTGAGCCAGATACTGGACATGATCTACCAGAATGGTGACCTGGACAAGTGTCACCGGGCTCCCATCTTCATGCGGGTGCCCTTCCTTGAGTTCAAAGCCCCAGGGGTTCCCTCAG GGCTGGAGACTCTGAAAGACACACCGGCCCCACGGCTCATCAAGACACACCTGCCCCTGGCTCTGGTCCCCCAGACCCTgttggatcagaaggtcaag GTGGTCTACGTTGCCCGCAACGCAAAGGACGTGGCCGTCTCCTACTACCACTTCTACCAGATGGCCAAGGTGCACCCTGACCCTGGGACCTGGGACAGCTTCCTGGAGAAGTTCATGGCCGGAGAAG TGTCCTACGGGTCCTGGTACCAGCACGTGCAGGAGTGGTGGGAGCTGAGCCGCACACACCCTGTTCTCTACCTCTTCTATGAAGACATGAAGGAG AACCCCAAAAGGGAGATTCGGAAGATCCTGGAGTTTGTGGGGCGCTCCCTGCCAGAGGACACCCTGGACTTCATCGCTCAGCACACGTCATTCGAGGAGATGAAGAAGAACCCCATGACCAACTACTCCACCCTCCCCAAGGAGTTCATGGACCACAGCGTCTCCCCCTTCATGAGGAGAG gCACGGCTGGGGACTGGAAAACCACCTTCACCGTGGCGCAGAATGAGCGCTTCGATGCGGACTATGCGGAGAAGATGGCaggctgcagcctcagcttccgcTCCCAGCTGTGA
- the LOC101044942 gene encoding sulfotransferase 1A1 — MELIQDSLRQPLEYVKGVPLIKSFAEALGSLESFRARPDDLLISTYPKSGTTWVSQILDMIYQNGDLDKCQRAPIFMRVPFLEFKAPGVPSGLETLNDAPAPRLIKTHLPLALLPQTLWDQKIKVVYVARNAKDVAVSYYHFYQMAKVHPDPGTWDSFLEKFMAGEVSYGSWYQHVQEWWELSRTHPVLYLFYEDMKENPKREIRKILEFVGRSLPEETVDLIVQHTLFDEMKKNPMTNYTVMPQEFMDHSMSAFMRRGIAGDWKTTFTVAQNERFDADYAEKMAGCSLSFRSQL, encoded by the exons ATGGAGCTGATCCAGGACAGCCTCCGCCAGCCACTGGAGTATGTGAAGGGGGTCCCGCTCATCAAAAGCTTTGCGGAGGCACTGGGGTCCCTGGAGAGCTTCCGGGCCCGGCCCGATGACCTGCTCATCAGCACCTACCCCAAGTCCG gcaCCACCTGGGTGAGCCAGATACTGGACATGATCTACCAGAATGGTGACCTGGACAAGTGTCAACGGGCTCCTATCTTCATGCGGGTGCCCTTTCTTGAGTTCAAAGCCCCAGGGGTTCCCTCAG GGCTGGAGACTCTGAACGACGCACCGGCCCCACGGCTCATCAAGACACACCTGCCCCTGGCCCTGCTCCCCCAGACTCTGTGGGATCAGAAGATCAAg GTGGTCTACGTTGCCCGCAACGCAAAGGACGTGGCCGTCTCCTACTACCACTTCTACCAGATGGCCAAGGTGCACCCTGACCCTGGGACCTGGGACAGCTTCCTGGAGAAGTTCATGGCCGGAGAAG TGTCCTATGGGTCCTGGTACCAGCACGTGCAGGAGTGGTGGGAGCTGAGCCGCACACACCCTGTTCTCTACCTCTTCTATGAAGACATGAAGGAG AACCCCAAAAGGGAGATTCGGAAGATCCTGGAGTTTGTGGGGCGCTCCCTGCCGGAGGAGACCGTGGACCTCATTGTTCAGCACACATTGTTTGATGAGATGAAGAAGAACCCCATGACCAACTACACTGTCATGCCCCAGGAGTTCATGGACCACAGCATGTCCGCCTTCATGAGGAGAG GCATAGCTGGGGACTGGAAAACCACCTTCACTGTGGCGCAGAATGAGCGCTTCGACGCAGACTATGCAGAGAAGATGGCaggctgcagcctcagcttccgcTCCCAGCTGTGA